Proteins encoded in a region of the Bradyrhizobium sp. CB3481 genome:
- the erpA gene encoding iron-sulfur cluster insertion protein ErpA — protein sequence MTTAITVSERAARRIGEILKGEGDGAMLRISVEGGGCSGFQYKFDVDHAKADDDLVIAREGAVVLVDPASVPFLAGSEVDFVDDLIGASFRVVNPNATASCGCGTSFSI from the coding sequence ATGACCACTGCCATCACCGTCAGCGAGCGGGCCGCCCGCCGCATCGGCGAAATCCTCAAGGGCGAAGGCGACGGCGCCATGCTGCGCATCTCGGTCGAGGGCGGCGGTTGCTCCGGCTTCCAGTACAAATTCGACGTCGACCACGCCAAGGCCGACGATGATCTCGTGATCGCCCGCGAGGGTGCGGTGGTGCTGGTCGATCCGGCCTCGGTGCCGTTCCTCGCCGGCTCCGAAGTCGATTTCGTCGACGATCTGATCGGCGCATCGTTCCGCGTGGTCAACCCGAATGCCACGGCGTCCTGCGGTTGCGGG
- a CDS encoding deoxyguanosinetriphosphate triphosphohydrolase has translation MSVGMAAPRAPYGCDPDSSRGRLFAEPPSRTRSPFRRDCDRVIHSTAFRRLKHKTQVFVFHEGDHYRTRLTHSLEVAQIARALSRQLGLDEDLTETLALAHDLGHPPFGHAGERALDKCLKAHGGFDHNAQALRVVTSLEHRYPEFDGLNLTWESLEGIVKHNGPLAERSGAAAGPHRDAGIPIGIADFNKKFDLELWSYASLEAQVAAFADDIAYDAHDIDDGLRAGLFNVDDLKVMPLTAEIIAEIDRHYPHLDDARRGAELVRELISYMISAVMAEAGRRLEAARPQSAHDVRHHHQPLVAFPPEVAEEEAAIKAFLKVHMYRHHRVMRVMGEAEGILFDLFARYQASPGDLPPEWIEGTERESEAARARRIGNFIAGMTDRFALIEHQRLFDSTPDLR, from the coding sequence GTGTCGGTCGGAATGGCTGCCCCCCGTGCGCCTTATGGCTGCGACCCCGATTCCAGCCGCGGCCGGCTGTTTGCGGAGCCGCCGAGCCGGACGCGGAGCCCGTTCCGGCGCGATTGCGACCGGGTGATCCATTCCACCGCGTTCCGTCGCCTCAAGCACAAGACGCAAGTTTTCGTGTTCCACGAGGGCGACCACTACCGGACGCGACTGACCCATTCGCTGGAGGTGGCACAGATCGCCCGCGCGCTGTCCCGCCAGCTTGGTCTTGATGAGGACCTCACGGAAACGTTGGCGCTGGCGCATGATCTCGGCCACCCGCCGTTCGGCCATGCTGGCGAGCGGGCCCTCGACAAGTGCCTGAAGGCCCATGGCGGCTTTGACCACAACGCGCAGGCGCTCCGGGTCGTGACCTCGCTGGAGCACCGATACCCCGAATTCGACGGGCTGAACCTGACGTGGGAATCGCTCGAGGGCATCGTCAAACATAACGGCCCGCTCGCCGAGCGGAGCGGGGCAGCGGCAGGGCCCCATCGCGACGCGGGGATTCCGATCGGCATCGCCGACTTCAACAAAAAATTCGATCTGGAGCTGTGGAGCTATGCCTCGCTAGAGGCACAAGTCGCCGCCTTCGCCGATGACATCGCCTATGACGCCCACGACATCGACGACGGCCTGCGCGCCGGCCTCTTCAATGTCGATGATCTCAAGGTAATGCCGCTCACCGCGGAGATCATCGCCGAGATCGATCGCCACTATCCCCATCTCGACGATGCCAGGCGCGGCGCGGAACTGGTACGCGAGCTGATCTCCTACATGATCTCGGCGGTCATGGCGGAAGCGGGCAGGCGGCTCGAAGCGGCGAGGCCGCAATCGGCCCATGACGTCCGCCACCACCATCAGCCGCTGGTCGCCTTTCCGCCTGAGGTCGCGGAGGAAGAGGCCGCCATCAAGGCGTTCCTGAAAGTGCACATGTACCGCCACCACCGGGTGATGCGGGTGATGGGGGAGGCCGAAGGCATTCTGTTCGACCTGTTCGCGCGCTACCAGGCCTCCCCCGGCGACCTGCCGCCGGAATGGATCGAAGGCACCGAGCGCGAGAGCGAGGCGGCGCGGGCGCGCCGGATCGGCAATTTCATCGCCGGAATGACCGATCGTTTTGCCTTAATCGAGCACCAAAGGCTTTTTGACTCGACCCCGGATTTGCGTTAG